From a single Aestuariibius sp. HNIBRBA575 genomic region:
- a CDS encoding ligase-associated DNA damage response DEXH box helicase: protein MSNLPPRFSDWFASRGWTVHPHQSDMLARSADPALMLIAPTGGGKTLAGFLPSLVELADGNHDGLHTLYVSPLKALAADIKRNLSTPVAEMNLPIRIEDRTGDTSATRKKRQRADPPHILLTTPESLALLTSYEDAPRMFAGLQRVIVDEIHALDDSKRGDQLMLALSRLQTIAPGLRRVGLSATVQDPESLAKTLARHPDPCPILHADPGPAPDISMLVTDAPPPWSGGGAKYAIPAVLEQVKQHKTTLIFHNTRAQAEIFFHNLWLANDDALPIGIHHGSLAREQRDRVEAAMLRGDLRAIVCTGTLDLGIDWGDVDLIIQIGAPKNVKRLIQRIGRANHRYNAPSKAILVPANRFEVIECVAALDAAREHDLDGDPKGPGPRDVLCQHILIRACAGPFDDTELFHEIKTVGAYRDLSRAAFDDCLDFCATGGYALRAYDKWQRLMLRDGLWTLRDPRAAQRIRMNIGTIQDADLLKVRMGGRGKPLGEVEESFAMTLSPGDTFLIGGQVVAYEKIKEMTVQVRRRADKTPRVAVFSGSKFSTSTQLSQRILRMFQQTDWPELPPHTRDWLTLQKDRSKLPEPDRLLIESFPQDGREYTCIYGFAGRNAQQTLGLLMTQRMEIAKLAPLGFVATDYATLIWGLEPVSDPTSLLTNHTLGDALDDWLSGNAMMKRSFRGTATIAGLIERNLPQAARKSGRQATFSSDILYDTLLKYDPDHLMLRITREEALRGLVDFARIEEMLDRTAGRIDHVTTDHLTPLSAPMFFEVGKVPVIGAGAEQLAARAAAQLMKEAGLDQL, encoded by the coding sequence ATGAGCAATTTGCCCCCTCGTTTTTCTGACTGGTTTGCATCGCGCGGATGGACAGTTCATCCGCATCAATCCGATATGCTGGCGCGATCCGCTGACCCCGCGTTGATGTTGATCGCCCCGACCGGCGGGGGTAAAACATTGGCGGGGTTTTTGCCGTCTTTGGTGGAATTGGCCGATGGAAATCACGACGGGCTGCACACGCTTTATGTTAGCCCGCTTAAGGCCTTAGCCGCCGATATTAAACGCAATCTTTCCACACCAGTTGCGGAAATGAACCTGCCGATCCGTATTGAGGATCGCACTGGCGACACATCCGCCACCCGCAAAAAACGCCAACGCGCCGACCCGCCGCATATTTTGCTGACCACACCCGAAAGTCTGGCTTTGTTGACATCGTATGAGGATGCGCCGCGTATGTTTGCCGGGCTACAGCGGGTGATTGTTGACGAAATTCACGCGCTGGATGACAGCAAACGGGGCGATCAATTGATGCTGGCCCTGTCGCGGTTGCAAACCATAGCGCCGGGCCTGCGCCGGGTTGGATTATCCGCCACGGTCCAAGACCCCGAGTCGCTGGCCAAAACTCTGGCGCGCCATCCCGATCCTTGCCCGATCCTGCACGCCGATCCCGGCCCGGCCCCCGATATTTCGATGTTGGTCACAGATGCGCCACCCCCTTGGTCTGGCGGCGGGGCCAAATACGCAATTCCCGCGGTGCTGGAACAGGTGAAACAGCACAAAACCACGCTGATTTTTCACAACACACGCGCGCAGGCCGAAATCTTTTTTCACAATCTGTGGCTGGCCAATGACGATGCCCTGCCCATCGGCATTCACCACGGCAGTTTGGCCCGCGAACAGCGTGATCGCGTCGAAGCCGCCATGCTGCGCGGCGACTTGCGTGCGATTGTTTGCACCGGCACGTTGGATCTGGGCATCGATTGGGGGGATGTGGATCTGATCATCCAGATCGGCGCGCCCAAAAACGTCAAACGCCTGATCCAACGCATCGGGCGGGCCAATCACCGCTATAATGCCCCGTCCAAAGCGATCCTTGTGCCGGCCAATCGGTTCGAAGTGATCGAATGCGTCGCCGCGCTGGACGCCGCCCGCGAACACGATCTGGACGGCGATCCCAAAGGCCCCGGCCCGCGCGATGTTTTGTGCCAGCATATCCTGATCCGCGCCTGTGCAGGTCCGTTTGATGACACGGAATTGTTCCACGAAATCAAAACTGTGGGCGCCTATCGTGATCTGTCTCGGGCCGCATTTGACGATTGTCTGGATTTCTGTGCCACCGGGGGCTATGCCCTGCGCGCCTATGACAAATGGCAACGATTGATGCTGCGCGACGGGCTGTGGACGTTGCGCGATCCACGCGCCGCACAGCGTATTCGCATGAACATTGGCACCATTCAGGATGCGGACCTGCTAAAGGTGCGGATGGGCGGGCGTGGCAAACCGTTGGGCGAGGTCGAAGAAAGCTTTGCCATGACATTATCGCCCGGTGATACGTTTCTGATTGGCGGTCAGGTTGTCGCCTATGAAAAGATCAAGGAAATGACCGTTCAGGTCCGTCGCCGCGCGGATAAAACCCCACGGGTTGCGGTGTTTTCCGGCAGTAAATTTTCCACATCAACCCAGCTGAGCCAGCGCATTTTGCGGATGTTTCAACAGACCGACTGGCCCGAACTGCCCCCTCATACGCGCGACTGGCTAACCTTGCAAAAAGACCGGTCCAAATTGCCTGAACCTGATCGTTTGTTAATCGAAAGTTTTCCGCAGGATGGACGGGAATATACCTGCATCTACGGCTTTGCTGGACGCAATGCGCAGCAAACATTGGGTCTGTTGATGACCCAACGGATGGAGATCGCAAAACTCGCGCCTCTGGGCTTTGTTGCGACGGATTATGCCACACTTATCTGGGGGTTAGAGCCCGTTTCTGATCCGACATCGCTGCTGACAAATCACACTTTGGGGGATGCGTTGGACGATTGGCTCAGCGGGAACGCCATGATGAAACGCAGTTTTCGCGGGACGGCGACCATCGCTGGATTGATTGAACGCAATCTACCCCAAGCTGCGCGAAAATCAGGGCGACAGGCGACCTTTTCCAGCGACATTTTGTATGACACTTTGCTGAAATACGACCCCGATCATCTGATGTTGCGTATCACCCGCGAAGAAGCGTTGCGCGGGTTGGTCGATTTCGCCCGGATCGAAGAAATGTTGGATCGCACGGCCGGGCGCATTGATCATGTGACAACAGATCACCTAACCCCGCTCAGCGCGCCTATGTTTTTCGAAGTGGGCAAAGTCCCTGTCATCGGTGCCGGCGCTGAACAATTGGCCGCACGGGCGGCAGCGCAATTGATGAAAGAGGCCGGACTGGATCAATTGTGA
- the pdeM gene encoding ligase-associated DNA damage response endonuclease PdeM: MNGHSLTFCGTQLIALASGALYWPDEKTLCVSDLHLGKSERIARRSGGLLPPYEIRATLDQLEQDLDHISPRRVICLGDSFDDLAAANALNPDDISRLQRLQAGREWIWIEGNHDPGPVALGGTHLCEWTHGPLTFRHIADPNKSHEISGHYHPKASRPAAYGSRPCFVVDAQRMILPAYGAFTGGLRCQDAVLQDLFPSKTIAILTGSTPLVIPFPRPNQSRGANRFTRTKVSR, translated from the coding sequence ATGAACGGACATTCCTTAACTTTTTGCGGGACCCAATTGATCGCGCTGGCGTCGGGGGCATTGTATTGGCCGGACGAAAAAACGCTGTGCGTCTCTGATTTGCATTTGGGAAAATCAGAACGCATCGCGCGGCGTTCGGGGGGATTATTGCCGCCGTATGAAATTCGGGCAACTCTGGACCAGTTGGAACAGGATTTGGACCACATTTCGCCGCGCAGGGTCATTTGTCTGGGCGATAGTTTTGATGATCTGGCCGCTGCAAATGCGCTTAATCCCGATGATATTTCACGACTGCAACGCCTGCAGGCGGGGCGGGAATGGATTTGGATCGAAGGCAATCATGACCCCGGTCCGGTGGCATTGGGGGGCACACATTTATGTGAATGGACCCATGGGCCGCTGACGTTTCGCCACATCGCGGACCCGAACAAAAGCCACGAAATATCAGGACATTACCACCCAAAGGCCAGCAGGCCTGCCGCCTATGGGTCCCGCCCCTGTTTCGTCGTGGATGCGCAGCGCATGATCCTGCCCGCCTATGGGGCATTCACAGGTGGGCTGCGCTGTCAGGACGCGGTTTTACAGGACTTGTTCCCGTCCAAAACCATCGCAATCCTTACCGGATCCACACCTTTGGTCATCCCGTTTCCGCGCCCCAATCAATCGCGCGGCGCCAATAGGTTCACCCGCACCAAAGTGTCCCGATAA